A DNA window from Mesorhizobium sp. C432A contains the following coding sequences:
- a CDS encoding nuclear transport factor 2 family protein, producing the protein MPGKSRAELIRGYFSAYQANNMAAVAAMLADDFTFTSPYDDAIDRATYFERCWPDSPAFSSIVIERICEDEDAAFVLYRCETADGKTFRNTELHLFHDDRLRAVEVYFGASYRDGVFVAQKPSS; encoded by the coding sequence ATGCCCGGCAAAAGCAGAGCGGAGTTGATCCGCGGCTATTTTTCCGCCTACCAGGCGAATAACATGGCTGCCGTCGCGGCTATGCTCGCCGACGATTTCACCTTCACCAGCCCCTATGACGACGCCATCGACCGTGCGACCTATTTCGAGCGCTGCTGGCCGGACAGCCCGGCCTTCAGCTCGATCGTCATCGAGCGGATATGCGAGGACGAGGACGCCGCCTTTGTCCTCTATCGCTGCGAGACGGCGGACGGAAAGACCTTCCGCAACACCGAACTGCATCTGTTCCATGACGACAGGTTGCGCGCCGTCGAAGTCTATTTCGGCGCGTCTTATCGCGACGGCGTCTTCGTCGCGCAGAAACCATCAAGCTGA
- a CDS encoding SGNH/GDSL hydrolase family protein: protein MRFPALLTWLAYPVYVWQGLGVRRRTTRMLPAQGPVMHEISGKAPAISLLVLGDSSAASVGIGNSENGLAAQLAMLVAKRTGLAVRWRAAGFNSATSGQIRDHVLPNLSADRWTHIVLAIGTNDTKNFHSVPRFKKEFGGLLYALRAKWPEARVVWSPVLEFTRAPAMPPLLGKILEIRATAMNRMGERLCFERGAVPAPRLPITNPEAGFASDGFHASEAGYRAWAEHLVGWVLAD from the coding sequence ATGCGCTTCCCGGCCCTTCTTACCTGGCTCGCCTACCCCGTTTATGTCTGGCAGGGCCTCGGCGTGCGCCGCCGCACCACCCGCATGCTGCCGGCACAAGGGCCGGTCATGCACGAAATATCGGGCAAGGCGCCGGCCATCTCGCTGCTGGTGCTGGGCGATTCCTCGGCCGCTTCCGTCGGCATCGGCAATTCCGAGAACGGGCTTGCCGCGCAGCTTGCAATGCTGGTCGCAAAACGAACCGGCCTTGCCGTGCGCTGGCGCGCCGCCGGGTTCAACTCGGCAACGTCGGGCCAGATCCGCGACCATGTGCTGCCCAATCTGTCGGCCGATCGGTGGACGCATATAGTGCTGGCCATCGGCACCAACGACACCAAGAATTTCCACTCGGTGCCGCGCTTCAAGAAAGAGTTCGGCGGCCTGCTTTACGCGCTGCGCGCCAAATGGCCGGAGGCCCGCGTCGTCTGGTCGCCGGTGCTGGAATTCACCCGTGCGCCGGCCATGCCGCCGCTGCTCGGCAAGATACTCGAAATCCGCGCTACCGCAATGAACCGCATGGGCGAGCGCCTCTGTTTCGAGCGCGGCGCCGTGCCGGCGCCACGGCTGCCGATCACCAACCCTGAGGCCGGCTTTGCCTCCGATGGCTTTCATGCCTCGGAAGCCGGTTACCGCGCCTGGGCCGAACATCTGGTCGGATGGGTGCTCGCCGATTGA
- a CDS encoding class I fructose-bisphosphate aldolase — translation MSERLEDIAAAMVAGGKGLLAADESSGTIKKRFDVIGVESTADSRRDYREMMFRAKDAMTKYISGVILYDETIRQKAADGTPLVDIIKAAGAIPGIKVDAGAKPLAGFPGDTVTEGLDGLRERLADYYKLGARFAKWRAVIDIDTGKGVPSVNSIASNAHALARYAALCQEAGIVPIVEPEVLMDGAHDIDTCYDISKATLIKLYDELHAARVLLGGTILKPNMVLAGRKSGKVSSPEEVAEKTIKLFRETVPAAVPGIAFLSGGQSDEEATANLNAINAIGPHPWKLTFSYGRALQAAPQKAWSGKASNVAAGQAAFTHRAHMNHLAALGQWTASLEQAA, via the coding sequence ATGAGCGAACGTCTCGAAGACATTGCCGCCGCAATGGTGGCCGGCGGCAAGGGCCTGCTGGCCGCCGATGAGAGCTCCGGCACCATCAAGAAGCGCTTCGACGTCATCGGCGTCGAATCGACCGCCGACAGCCGCCGCGACTACCGCGAGATGATGTTCCGCGCCAAGGACGCGATGACGAAGTACATCTCCGGCGTCATTCTCTACGACGAGACCATCCGTCAGAAGGCTGCCGACGGCACGCCTCTGGTCGACATCATCAAGGCGGCGGGCGCCATCCCCGGCATCAAGGTCGATGCCGGCGCCAAGCCGCTCGCCGGCTTTCCCGGCGATACCGTTACCGAAGGCCTCGACGGCTTGCGCGAGCGGCTCGCAGATTATTACAAGCTCGGCGCCCGCTTCGCCAAATGGCGCGCGGTGATCGACATCGACACCGGCAAGGGCGTGCCCTCGGTCAATTCGATTGCCTCCAACGCCCATGCGCTGGCCCGCTATGCCGCACTGTGCCAGGAGGCCGGCATCGTGCCGATCGTCGAGCCGGAAGTGCTGATGGACGGCGCGCACGACATCGACACCTGCTACGACATCTCGAAGGCAACGCTGATCAAGCTCTATGACGAGCTGCATGCGGCGCGCGTTTTGCTGGGAGGCACCATCCTGAAGCCGAACATGGTGCTGGCCGGCAGGAAGTCGGGCAAGGTGAGCAGCCCCGAAGAGGTCGCGGAAAAGACCATAAAACTGTTCCGCGAAACCGTACCGGCAGCGGTGCCGGGCATCGCCTTCCTTTCGGGCGGGCAGTCGGACGAGGAGGCTACCGCCAACCTCAACGCCATCAACGCCATCGGCCCGCATCCGTGGAAGCTGACCTTCTCCTATGGCCGCGCCTTGCAGGCCGCCCCGCAAAAGGCCTGGAGCGGCAAGGCATCGAACGTCGCCGCCGGCCAGGCCGCTTTCACCCATCGTGCCCACATGAACCATCTGGCGGCGCTGGGACAATGGACGGCGAGCCTCGAACAGGCCGCCTGA
- a CDS encoding YafY family protein, with translation MRRADRLFQIVQHLRGGRLVTAQKLGTWLEVSERTIYRDIADLQSTGVPIDGEAGVGYMMREGFDLPPLMFTRDEIVALVAGARMVRAFGGAAMARAADEALVKIGAVLPDAEKDRIARTEIHTPMWVVSDAAREAIDVIERAVEKRQVLTIDYRDEAGRGTGRDIRPLGLWFWGKVWTLVAWCEMRDDFRAFRIDRIASVVIAGRIFKPERGKQLADFYRAVERSEDYGMTPDRAARS, from the coding sequence ATGCGACGTGCCGACAGGCTCTTTCAGATCGTGCAGCACCTGCGTGGCGGCCGGCTGGTCACCGCCCAGAAGCTCGGCACATGGCTCGAGGTTTCCGAGCGGACCATCTACCGCGATATCGCCGATTTGCAGTCGACCGGAGTGCCGATCGACGGCGAGGCCGGCGTCGGCTACATGATGAGGGAAGGTTTCGACCTTCCGCCGCTGATGTTCACGCGTGACGAAATCGTCGCGCTGGTCGCCGGCGCCCGCATGGTGCGGGCCTTTGGCGGCGCGGCCATGGCGCGTGCGGCCGACGAGGCGCTGGTCAAGATCGGCGCCGTCCTGCCCGACGCCGAGAAGGACCGCATCGCCCGCACCGAGATCCACACGCCGATGTGGGTGGTGAGCGACGCCGCGCGTGAGGCGATCGACGTGATCGAGCGCGCTGTCGAGAAGCGACAGGTGCTGACCATCGACTACCGCGACGAGGCCGGCCGCGGCACCGGGCGTGACATCCGTCCGCTCGGTCTGTGGTTCTGGGGCAAGGTATGGACGCTGGTTGCCTGGTGCGAGATGCGCGACGATTTCCGCGCCTTCCGCATCGACCGCATCGCCTCGGTGGTCATCGCCGGCCGCATCTTCAAGCCTGAGCGCGGCAAGCAGCTTGCCGACTTCTACCGCGCCGTCGAACGCTCGGAGGACTATGGCATGACGCCGGACCGGGCGGCGCGCAGCTGA
- a CDS encoding metalloregulator ArsR/SmtB family transcription factor produces MIFSDAFMAIADPNRRYLLEELRRGPKTVNELASGLPVSRPAVSQHLKVLLDAGLVQAKAEGTRRVYTVSSAGFLKLNIWLDQFWEA; encoded by the coding sequence ATGATCTTTTCTGACGCCTTCATGGCGATTGCCGACCCCAACCGGCGCTATCTTCTGGAAGAGCTCCGGCGTGGCCCGAAAACCGTCAACGAACTGGCTTCGGGCCTGCCAGTCTCCCGCCCGGCCGTGTCCCAGCATTTGAAAGTGTTGCTGGACGCCGGTCTGGTTCAGGCCAAGGCCGAGGGCACGAGGCGGGTCTATACAGTCAGCAGTGCCGGCTTCCTCAAGCTCAATATTTGGCTTGATCAGTTCTGGGAAGCATAG
- a CDS encoding thioredoxin family protein gives MTRSKVVSREDWFEAHKAHLAREKELTRLRERIAAERRELPWMKIRKDYVFETEQGPKNLAGLFGANSQLIVYHFMMTPGSNHRCEGCCFLADHIDGADQHLRHHDVSLVVVARAPLAELLPYKQRMGWKFDWVSSYASDFNFDMQVSFTDKQIAAGDTTYNFETRPRTSKDLPGTSVFYKEENGDIFLTFMSRARGGEAQIGTYDYLDMTPKGRGENGPYHSLMDWVRLHDEYQDKQADKPNCCD, from the coding sequence ATGACTCGCAGCAAGGTGGTTTCGCGTGAAGACTGGTTTGAGGCGCACAAGGCGCATCTGGCGCGCGAGAAGGAATTGACACGGTTGCGTGAGCGCATCGCCGCCGAGCGGCGTGAACTGCCCTGGATGAAAATCCGCAAGGACTATGTCTTCGAGACCGAGCAGGGTCCGAAGAACCTGGCCGGACTGTTCGGCGCCAACAGCCAACTGATCGTCTACCACTTCATGATGACGCCAGGATCGAACCACCGCTGCGAAGGATGCTGCTTCCTTGCCGACCATATAGACGGCGCCGATCAGCATCTCAGGCACCACGACGTGTCGCTGGTGGTGGTTGCGCGCGCGCCGCTGGCGGAACTGCTGCCTTACAAGCAGCGTATGGGCTGGAAATTCGACTGGGTGTCGTCCTACGCCTCGGATTTCAACTTCGACATGCAGGTCTCCTTCACCGACAAGCAGATCGCGGCCGGCGACACCACCTACAATTTCGAGACGCGTCCGCGCACGTCAAAGGACCTTCCCGGCACCAGTGTTTTCTACAAGGAAGAGAACGGCGACATATTCCTTACCTTTATGTCGCGCGCCCGCGGCGGCGAGGCCCAGATCGGCACTTACGACTATCTCGACATGACACCGAAGGGCCGCGGCGAAAATGGCCCTTATCATAGCCTGATGGACTGGGTGCGGCTGCATGACGAATATCAGGACAAGCAGGCGGACAAGCCGAACTGCTGCGACTAG
- a CDS encoding DUF1013 domain-containing protein, translating into MANTLLMPKATAVWLVDNTALSFEQIAQFCGLHPLEVKAIADGESAQGIKGMDPIMTGQLTRDEIARAEKDPNQRLKLSDPKVRVPESKRKGPRYTPLSKRQDRPNAILWLVRNHPELKDAQISRLVGTTKSTIEQIRERKHWNSANLQPMDPVTLGLASQIDLDMEVNRASRGREQAQPVGDTLLPAAVTERLVPAPEKPKDEDAELDANAVFAKLSALKSKKEDADDE; encoded by the coding sequence ATGGCCAATACGCTGCTGATGCCCAAGGCGACCGCCGTCTGGCTGGTCGACAACACCGCGCTGTCCTTCGAGCAGATCGCGCAGTTCTGCGGGTTGCATCCGCTCGAGGTCAAGGCGATCGCCGACGGCGAATCGGCGCAAGGCATCAAGGGCATGGACCCGATCATGACCGGACAGCTGACCCGCGACGAGATCGCGCGCGCCGAGAAGGATCCGAACCAGCGCCTGAAACTGTCCGACCCCAAGGTGCGGGTGCCGGAATCCAAGCGCAAGGGTCCCCGCTACACGCCGTTGTCGAAGCGCCAGGACCGGCCCAACGCCATCCTGTGGCTGGTCCGCAACCATCCGGAATTGAAGGACGCGCAGATTTCGCGCCTGGTCGGCACGACCAAGTCGACGATCGAACAGATCCGCGAGCGCAAGCACTGGAATTCGGCCAATCTGCAGCCGATGGACCCGGTGACGCTGGGTCTCGCTTCGCAGATCGACCTCGACATGGAAGTCAACCGCGCCTCGCGCGGCCGCGAGCAGGCGCAGCCTGTCGGCGACACGCTGCTGCCGGCTGCCGTGACCGAGCGCCTGGTGCCGGCGCCGGAGAAGCCGAAGGACGAGGATGCCGAACTCGACGCCAACGCCGTGTTCGCCAAGCTCTCGGCGCTCAAGTCCAAGAAGGAAGATGCGGACGACGAGTAA
- a CDS encoding MFS transporter, whose protein sequence is MFASYRPILSLLRGTAFLLAASGLHGLLLPLRGQLEGFSTASLGLMGTAWAGGFVTGCFFAPRLVRRAGHVRAFGAFAASGAIVALLTGLIIDEYVWILLRAFTGFTMAGAFMVIESWLNEKATNENRGTVFGLYMMVTYASIMGGQMIVAGGDVRSASLFMITGILFCLSLIPTAVSSASSPKPLQDVKLDVKGLYANSPVSAIACLLVGIANGAWGTLGAVYGARIGISTAQIALMMSLVVIAGAAMQLPAGRLSDKTDRRFVLAGAAFGAALFAILIFLFEPRSAVLVIVFAAAYGAFAYTLYSIAVAHANDHARSEDFVKVSGGLLLLYGFGTMIGPLLAAALMGWLRPEGLFLATALAHLSLAAYTLLRISRRAPVPIEDRDAFKTQPADRSVTPEALRLRKAEADG, encoded by the coding sequence ATGTTTGCAAGCTACAGGCCGATCCTCTCGCTGCTTCGCGGCACCGCTTTCCTGCTCGCGGCTTCGGGATTGCACGGCCTGTTGTTGCCGTTGCGCGGCCAGCTCGAAGGGTTTTCGACCGCATCGCTCGGCCTGATGGGCACGGCCTGGGCCGGTGGCTTCGTCACCGGCTGCTTCTTCGCACCGCGCCTGGTGCGCCGCGCCGGCCACGTCCGGGCGTTCGGCGCCTTTGCCGCTTCGGGCGCCATCGTGGCGTTGCTTACCGGCCTGATCATCGACGAATATGTCTGGATCCTGCTGCGCGCCTTCACCGGCTTCACCATGGCCGGAGCCTTCATGGTCATCGAAAGCTGGCTGAACGAGAAGGCCACCAACGAGAACCGCGGCACCGTCTTCGGCCTCTACATGATGGTCACCTATGCCTCGATCATGGGCGGCCAGATGATCGTTGCCGGCGGCGACGTCAGATCGGCGTCGCTGTTCATGATCACCGGCATATTGTTCTGCCTGTCGCTGATCCCGACCGCGGTGTCGTCGGCTTCGTCTCCCAAGCCTTTGCAGGACGTCAAGCTCGACGTCAAAGGTCTCTACGCCAACTCGCCGGTGTCGGCGATCGCCTGCCTGTTGGTCGGCATCGCCAATGGCGCCTGGGGCACGCTTGGCGCCGTCTACGGCGCCCGTATCGGCATCTCCACCGCCCAGATCGCACTGATGATGAGCCTTGTCGTTATTGCCGGCGCGGCCATGCAGCTTCCGGCCGGACGCCTCTCCGACAAGACCGACCGCCGTTTCGTGCTGGCGGGCGCGGCTTTCGGCGCCGCACTGTTCGCCATCCTGATCTTCCTGTTCGAACCGCGTTCCGCCGTCCTCGTCATTGTCTTCGCCGCCGCCTACGGCGCCTTTGCCTACACGCTCTATTCGATCGCCGTGGCGCATGCCAACGACCACGCCCGATCGGAGGATTTCGTCAAGGTCTCGGGCGGCCTGCTGCTTCTGTATGGCTTCGGAACCATGATCGGGCCCTTGCTGGCTGCCGCCCTGATGGGCTGGCTCCGCCCCGAAGGCCTGTTCCTGGCCACCGCGCTGGCGCATCTCAGCCTCGCCGCCTACACGCTGCTGCGCATCAGCCGCCGCGCGCCGGTGCCTATCGAAGACCGCGACGCCTTCAAGACCCAGCCGGCCGATCGCTCGGTCACCCCTGAAGCACTGCGGCTCAGAAAAGCGGAAGCCGACGGTTGA
- a CDS encoding NAD(P)H-quinone oxidoreductase, which produces MASGHKIPATMTAIAISQPGGPRVLKPETRDVPVPGPGEILIRVRAAGVNRPDVQQRKGAYPAPPGASDLPGLEASGEVAALGDEISRWRIGDRVCALTPGGGYAEYVKVHAGSVLPLPAGFTHTEAAAVPENYFTVWHNVFERGGLKKGETLLVHGGSSGIGTTAIQLASAFGAYVVTTAGSKEKCDACLKLGADRAINYREEDFVAAVKDATGGNGADVILDMVGGDYIARNYEAAAVEGRIVQIAVQAGAMASADFSKIMVKRLTHTGSTLRPRTVEFKAALAAALEAQVWPLLGTRKVAPVMDMIFPLTDAWRAHERMEEGEHIGKIVLDVG; this is translated from the coding sequence ATGGCGAGCGGACATAAAATTCCAGCCACAATGACGGCCATCGCAATCTCGCAACCGGGCGGGCCGCGGGTGCTGAAACCGGAAACGCGCGACGTGCCGGTGCCTGGTCCCGGCGAAATCCTGATCCGGGTGCGTGCGGCCGGCGTCAACCGCCCCGACGTGCAGCAGCGCAAGGGCGCCTATCCGGCGCCGCCCGGCGCTTCCGACCTGCCCGGCCTCGAAGCATCGGGCGAAGTGGCCGCCCTTGGCGACGAGATATCGCGCTGGCGCATCGGCGACCGGGTCTGCGCGCTGACGCCGGGGGGCGGTTATGCCGAATATGTCAAGGTTCATGCCGGCAGCGTGCTGCCGCTGCCCGCCGGCTTCACCCACACGGAGGCGGCCGCGGTTCCGGAAAACTATTTCACCGTCTGGCACAATGTGTTCGAGCGCGGCGGCTTGAAAAAGGGTGAGACGCTGCTGGTCCATGGCGGCTCATCGGGCATCGGCACCACGGCGATCCAGCTGGCGTCGGCCTTCGGCGCGTATGTCGTCACCACCGCCGGCTCGAAGGAGAAATGCGACGCCTGCCTGAAGCTCGGCGCCGACCGGGCGATCAACTACCGCGAGGAGGATTTCGTCGCGGCGGTCAAGGATGCGACCGGCGGCAACGGGGCAGACGTCATACTCGACATGGTCGGTGGCGACTATATCGCGCGCAACTACGAGGCCGCCGCGGTCGAGGGCAGGATCGTCCAGATCGCCGTCCAGGCCGGCGCGATGGCGAGCGCCGATTTCTCGAAAATCATGGTCAAGCGGCTGACCCACACCGGCTCGACGCTGCGGCCTCGCACGGTCGAGTTCAAGGCGGCGCTCGCCGCCGCACTGGAAGCACAGGTGTGGCCGCTGCTCGGCACCCGCAAGGTAGCGCCGGTGATGGACATGATCTTCCCGCTGACCGACGCATGGCGGGCGCATGAGCGCATGGAAGAGGGCGAGCATATAGGCAAGATCGTTCTCGACGTCGGGTAG
- a CDS encoding DUF1192 domain-containing protein has protein sequence MAIFDDEPKKKARPHEIGQDLSLLSVGDLTERISILREEIARLEAELQTKGSTKSAAEALFRRG, from the coding sequence ATGGCGATCTTCGACGACGAACCCAAGAAGAAAGCCCGCCCGCATGAGATCGGACAGGATCTGTCGCTGCTTTCGGTCGGTGACCTTACCGAACGGATCAGCATCCTGCGCGAGGAGATTGCCCGGCTGGAAGCCGAGCTCCAGACCAAGGGCAGCACCAAATCGGCGGCCGAAGCCCTGTTTCGCCGCGGCTAG
- a CDS encoding heme-binding protein codes for MTALTLEKAKHIIDAAFAKGAELKLKPLGVSVLDAGAHLVAFQRQDGASFLRPQMSAGKAYGALAIGMGSRRVEAFAKERPHLVAGISDVSGGRVLPVVGGVLIRDKAGAVIGAVGISGDTSDNDEAAAIAGIEAAGFTADPG; via the coding sequence ATGACCGCACTGACCCTCGAAAAAGCCAAGCACATCATCGACGCCGCCTTCGCCAAGGGCGCCGAGCTGAAGCTCAAGCCGCTCGGCGTTTCCGTGCTGGACGCCGGCGCGCATCTCGTCGCCTTCCAGCGTCAGGACGGAGCCTCGTTCCTGCGCCCGCAAATGTCGGCCGGCAAGGCCTATGGCGCGCTCGCCATCGGCATGGGCTCGCGCCGTGTCGAGGCTTTCGCCAAGGAGCGGCCGCATCTCGTCGCCGGCATTTCCGACGTCTCCGGTGGACGCGTGTTGCCGGTCGTCGGCGGCGTGCTGATCCGCGACAAGGCAGGCGCCGTCATCGGCGCCGTCGGAATTTCGGGAGATACGTCGGACAATGACGAAGCCGCCGCCATCGCCGGCATCGAAGCGGCGGGCTTCACCGCCGATCCGGGCTGA
- a CDS encoding metalloregulator ArsR/SmtB family transcription factor: MLHDPAQLDLMFQALADPARRSMVERLSRGPASVSQLAEPLAMSLSAVVQHLNVLEASGLVRSEKLGRVRTCQIAPQALRSAEHWINERRLTWERRLDRLGDFLAGTE, translated from the coding sequence ATGCTGCACGATCCCGCCCAGCTCGACCTGATGTTCCAGGCGCTCGCGGACCCGGCCAGGCGCAGCATGGTCGAGCGGCTGTCGCGTGGGCCGGCCTCGGTCAGCCAGTTGGCCGAACCGCTGGCGATGTCGCTGTCGGCCGTCGTCCAGCATCTCAACGTGCTCGAAGCAAGCGGGCTGGTGCGCTCGGAAAAGCTCGGCCGCGTGCGCACCTGCCAGATCGCGCCGCAGGCGCTGCGCAGCGCAGAACACTGGATCAACGAACGGCGGCTGACATGGGAGCGTCGGCTCGACCGGCTCGGCGATTTTCTCGCCGGGACCGAATGA
- a CDS encoding glutathione S-transferase family protein codes for MSLTFHFHPLASFCWKPLIAFYENDTPFTPVIVDLGDEQSRAAFLKVSPTGKMPALYDDARNRTVLESTIVIEYLAAHYPGPVELIPAEADLALQVRQADRFYDFYVQAPMQKIVGDRLRPQDRTDPFGVDEARAQLRNAYAIIEEEMRSKIWAAGPTFTMADCAASPALFYANKVEPFGDSYPAVKRYHDRLLKRPSFARVIEEAQPYFKFFPYNNG; via the coding sequence ATGTCCCTGACCTTCCATTTCCATCCGCTGGCATCGTTCTGCTGGAAACCGCTGATTGCGTTCTACGAGAACGACACGCCCTTCACGCCGGTTATCGTCGACCTCGGCGACGAGCAGTCGCGGGCAGCATTCCTGAAGGTGTCGCCGACCGGCAAGATGCCGGCGCTGTATGACGATGCACGCAATCGCACGGTGCTGGAATCGACCATCGTCATCGAATATCTGGCCGCGCATTATCCCGGGCCGGTCGAGCTCATCCCGGCCGAGGCCGACCTTGCTCTCCAGGTCCGCCAGGCCGACCGTTTCTACGATTTCTACGTGCAGGCGCCGATGCAGAAGATCGTCGGCGACAGGTTGCGCCCGCAGGACCGGACCGACCCGTTCGGGGTCGACGAGGCGCGCGCGCAACTGCGCAACGCCTATGCGATCATCGAGGAGGAGATGCGTTCGAAAATCTGGGCGGCCGGCCCCACCTTCACCATGGCCGACTGCGCCGCCTCGCCGGCGCTGTTCTACGCCAACAAGGTCGAGCCGTTCGGCGACAGCTATCCGGCCGTGAAACGCTACCACGACCGCCTGCTCAAGCGGCCGTCTTTCGCCCGGGTGATCGAGGAGGCGCAGCCCTACTTCAAGTTCTTTCCCTACAATAACGGCTGA
- a CDS encoding SRPBCC family protein, whose protein sequence is MAERSVVHSTFVLERLYPFAPAKVYFALSDPAAKRRWFADPDNPMTHRHEMDFRVGGQEVNAGGPKDGPIHTYTATYQDIVPNQRIVYSYDMLFGDVRISVSLATIELRPEGTGTRLVLTEQGAFLDGHDTPSSREHGTGFLLDALGKALATDT, encoded by the coding sequence ATGGCCGAACGATCCGTCGTCCACTCCACCTTCGTCCTCGAGCGCCTCTATCCATTTGCACCGGCGAAAGTCTATTTCGCGCTCAGCGATCCGGCCGCCAAGCGGCGCTGGTTCGCCGACCCCGACAACCCGATGACCCACAGGCACGAAATGGATTTTCGCGTCGGCGGCCAGGAGGTCAATGCCGGCGGGCCGAAGGACGGGCCGATCCACACCTATACCGCCACCTATCAGGACATCGTGCCCAACCAGCGCATCGTCTACAGCTACGACATGCTGTTCGGTGATGTCAGAATCTCGGTTTCGCTGGCGACAATTGAGCTTCGCCCGGAAGGCACGGGCACGCGTCTGGTGCTGACCGAGCAGGGCGCGTTTCTCGATGGGCACGACACACCGTCATCGCGCGAGCATGGTACCGGATTCCTGCTCGATGCGCTGGGCAAGGCGCTGGCAACGGACACTTGA
- a CDS encoding helix-turn-helix domain-containing protein, protein MKTEHRSGCPINLSLEVFGDRWSLIILRDMIFGGKRHFRELLNGSIEGIASNILADRLKRLMELGMLTKADDPSHKQKAIYSLTEMAITLVPIMAHLGAWGRVWLPVSEELSIRAELLEKGGPPMWEQFMDELRHDHLGTPVATPAQPSVRATLQAGYEAVVARKASSGIEAPAA, encoded by the coding sequence ATGAAAACCGAACACCGCTCGGGATGCCCTATCAATCTGTCGCTGGAAGTGTTCGGCGATCGCTGGAGCCTGATCATCCTGCGCGACATGATTTTTGGCGGCAAACGCCACTTTCGCGAACTGCTCAACGGCTCGATCGAGGGCATCGCTTCCAATATCCTGGCCGACCGGCTGAAGCGGCTGATGGAACTCGGCATGCTGACCAAGGCCGACGACCCCTCGCACAAGCAGAAGGCGATCTACAGCCTGACCGAGATGGCCATCACGCTGGTGCCGATCATGGCGCATCTCGGCGCTTGGGGCCGCGTCTGGCTGCCGGTGAGCGAGGAGCTTTCGATCCGGGCCGAGCTGCTGGAGAAAGGCGGACCGCCAATGTGGGAGCAGTTCATGGACGAGTTGCGCCACGACCATCTGGGCACGCCTGTCGCCACACCCGCGCAGCCTTCCGTCCGCGCTACATTGCAGGCCGGATATGAGGCGGTGGTCGCCCGCAAGGCGTCGAGCGGCATCGAGGCCCCCGCCGCTTGA
- a CDS encoding DUF1127 domain-containing protein: MNPIRAFRNWRMYNETVRELNKLNARQLSDLGISRGDIERIARKAI; this comes from the coding sequence ATGAACCCGATCCGCGCTTTCCGTAACTGGCGTATGTACAACGAAACCGTGCGCGAGCTGAACAAGCTCAACGCCCGTCAGCTCAGCGACCTCGGCATCAGCCGCGGCGACATCGAGAGGATTGCCCGCAAGGCCATCTAA